Proteins encoded together in one Pseudomonadota bacterium window:
- a CDS encoding LptF/LptG family permease, which yields MLIYKMKFIGNLQNKFYLYLFKELAYILCLALGILTFILIMSKMGRIADLVINRGVDLKDIIFLIIYSSPPFLAFTLPMAFLLSTIVVLGRLSTENEILALKASGIDLKCLFYPIVAIGMIITIAGLINTNILLPKSGELFRAALLNVVKKGISVDDKEGVFNDTISGVVIYIDKVDTKNKSLSGIVVSDDRDKDVKQMISADKGFINYDPASLDLFFVLEEGSLHRWEKINDVYRNLSFKNYSFSINLTNMLPGNVSLRKRPYEMDIKELRQSLSSASPSDRYDLLLEIYKKFSIPLSSLAFIFLTIPLGVRRRIEGKFSGIIYSLLLFIFYYILMAFTENVGKAMQLPAILTSCIPNIIIISIGFNLLKHLNSEEYTGISQKLKYLWGYYLEKAK from the coding sequence ATGTTAATTTATAAAATGAAATTCATCGGGAATCTGCAAAACAAATTCTATCTGTATCTGTTTAAAGAGCTTGCATACATACTTTGCTTAGCTCTCGGCATACTGACCTTTATACTCATAATGAGTAAAATGGGGAGAATAGCGGACCTTGTCATAAACAGAGGGGTCGACCTGAAGGATATTATCTTTTTAATTATCTATTCTTCTCCGCCTTTTCTCGCCTTTACCCTACCCATGGCTTTTCTGTTATCAACTATTGTTGTGCTTGGGAGACTATCAACAGAAAATGAGATACTTGCTTTAAAAGCAAGTGGCATAGATTTAAAATGCCTTTTTTATCCGATAGTTGCCATTGGTATGATAATTACCATTGCAGGGCTGATAAACACAAATATACTACTGCCGAAAAGCGGCGAGTTATTCAGGGCGGCGTTGCTCAATGTTGTAAAAAAAGGTATATCTGTAGACGACAAGGAAGGGGTTTTCAATGATACAATATCCGGCGTAGTCATCTATATCGATAAAGTTGATACAAAGAATAAATCACTTTCAGGAATTGTTGTTTCCGATGACAGAGACAAGGACGTCAAACAGATGATATCGGCTGATAAAGGTTTTATAAATTACGACCCCGCATCTCTTGACCTTTTTTTTGTGCTGGAAGAAGGGAGTTTGCACAGATGGGAAAAGATAAATGATGTCTATAGAAATCTTTCTTTTAAAAATTATTCATTTTCCATAAATCTTACTAATATGTTGCCGGGCAACGTGTCTTTAAGAAAAAGACCATATGAGATGGACATAAAAGAATTAAGACAGTCTCTTTCAAGCGCAAGCCCGTCGGATAGATATGATCTGCTTCTTGAAATCTACAAAAAATTCTCAATCCCTCTCTCATCATTAGCTTTTATATTTCTCACAATACCCCTGGGTGTGAGACGGAGGATAGAAGGCAAGTTTTCCGGCATTATATACAGTCTGTTATTATTCATTTTTTATTATATCCTGATGGCTTTTACTGAAAATGTCGGAAAAGCAATGCAACTGCCGGCAATACTTACATCCTGCATACCAAATATAATAATAATTTCTATAGGCTTTAATCTTTTAAAACATTTGAATTCTGAAGAATACACAGGTATTTCACAAAAACTAAAATATCTATGGGGATATTATCTTGAAAAGGCTAAATAG
- a CDS encoding LptF/LptG family permease yields the protein MKRLNRYLVSNVLKILLITEFAGLVLFITIEFFEHMDIFTSSFKNFILSIFYLCLKIPYCFNLILPLTFLISILILLILMIRNNEMVIVRTSGISTIMIMKPLISLSIVLIMFSFILSEWIIPVALNKSEYIYRIKIKKEEPYVFFKNGRIWFKRDNVINNIDFIDVKKDIIKGLTVIELSDAYTIKKRIDAKEGIWKNDSWVFTDVVERAFDDKGIKSVKKYTHLKGIIREPPSVFKVMEKGPEEMGYRELSSYIKRLRADGHDVRRYLVDLYDKIAFPFINLIMVFAAFSVGLRYTKTKHISMGIFTGICLGVLYFLFHYISLSFGHSIFPPIFAAWFSNIIFFSAGIIGIVTLRT from the coding sequence TTGAAAAGGCTAAATAGATACTTAGTTTCAAATGTTTTAAAAATATTATTGATCACAGAGTTTGCCGGACTCGTATTGTTCATAACGATTGAGTTTTTTGAGCATATGGATATCTTTACATCATCCTTTAAAAATTTCATTTTAAGCATTTTTTACCTGTGCCTCAAAATCCCCTATTGCTTCAACCTTATATTGCCGTTAACATTCCTCATCTCAATATTAATTCTCCTCATATTAATGATCAGGAACAATGAAATGGTTATCGTCAGGACATCCGGCATAAGTACAATCATGATTATGAAGCCGCTTATTTCTCTTTCCATAGTACTTATAATGTTTTCGTTTATCCTGTCAGAATGGATTATCCCTGTGGCCTTAAATAAATCGGAATACATTTATAGAATAAAGATAAAAAAAGAAGAACCATATGTATTCTTTAAAAATGGCAGGATATGGTTTAAAAGGGATAATGTTATAAACAACATAGACTTTATTGATGTTAAAAAGGATATAATAAAAGGGCTCACTGTAATTGAGCTATCCGACGCATACACTATTAAAAAAAGGATAGATGCCAAGGAAGGTATATGGAAAAACGATTCATGGGTCTTTACTGATGTAGTCGAAAGGGCATTTGATGATAAGGGCATAAAATCAGTAAAAAAATATACACATTTAAAAGGTATTATAAGAGAACCGCCTTCAGTATTCAAAGTGATGGAAAAAGGCCCTGAAGAAATGGGCTATCGAGAACTTTCAAGTTATATAAAAAGGCTTAGAGCGGACGGGCATGATGTTCGAAGATATCTTGTTGACCTATATGACAAGATAGCATTTCCCTTCATTAACCTGATAATGGTATTTGCTGCATTCTCTGTCGGTTTAAGATATACCAAGACAAAACATATATCTATGGGGATATTTACGGGTATATGTCTTGGCGTACTATACTTCCTCTTTCATTATATTTCGTTATCATTCGGACATTCAATATTTCCTCCTATTTTTGCTGCATGGTTTTCAAATATTATCTTTTTTTCTGCCGGTATAATAGGAATCGTTACACTAAGGACATAA
- a CDS encoding ribonuclease H-like domain-containing protein — protein sequence MKAYLDIETDRWGNISVIGIYTKQKGLLQLYGDNITTENVEILICETKTIVTFNGDSFDLPFIKKKLHLDLKTTHKSLDLFKEKRRLGIKGGLKELEKRFGIARKTEGMNGYHAIKLWENYTRHGSSEALNLLLEYNGEDVVNLISLESCLANFKEME from the coding sequence TTGAAAGCTTATCTTGATATAGAAACAGACAGATGGGGCAATATATCCGTAATAGGCATATATACCAAGCAAAAGGGTCTTCTACAACTGTACGGTGATAATATCACCACAGAAAATGTCGAAATACTAATTTGCGAAACAAAGACAATTGTAACATTCAACGGCGACAGCTTTGACCTGCCTTTCATAAAGAAAAAATTACATCTCGATTTAAAAACAACCCATAAATCGCTCGATCTTTTTAAGGAAAAAAGGAGATTGGGGATCAAGGGCGGGTTAAAAGAGCTTGAGAAGAGGTTTGGAATAGCAAGAAAAACAGAGGGGATGAACGGTTATCACGCTATCAAGCTTTGGGAAAACTACACAAGACATGGGAGCAGCGAGGCACTTAATCTTCTCCTTGAATACAACGGGGAAGATGTGGTAAACCTTATAAGTCTTGAATCTTGCTTGGCTAACTTCAAGGAAATGGAATAA
- a CDS encoding alpha/beta fold hydrolase produces the protein MTEGFEIDVLNNKISGIMTAPDGDKKYPCVILSHGLISSKESSKYIALSESLNNAGIASCRFDYHGCGESGGNIEETTLTTRVGNLNAITEYVVNHSLVDADKIGILGSSFGGSTCIIKAARDKRIKCITLWATPYRLEKKEDGRISDIEFNESIYTDFLTYNLLSEAAKVSCVLVVHGEIDETVPCSEGKSIYKCLKKPKKLEIIKGADHIFSNLSHREKAINLSLNWFRRFFLGS, from the coding sequence ATGACAGAAGGCTTTGAAATAGATGTTTTGAACAACAAAATCTCCGGTATTATGACTGCCCCTGATGGCGACAAAAAATACCCTTGCGTCATCCTTTCGCACGGACTTATCAGCTCAAAGGAAAGCTCGAAATATATTGCGCTGTCAGAAAGTCTGAACAACGCAGGAATAGCATCCTGCAGGTTTGATTACCATGGTTGCGGAGAAAGCGGAGGGAATATAGAAGAAACAACGCTTACTACAAGGGTCGGGAATCTTAATGCAATTACGGAATACGTTGTCAATCATAGCCTCGTTGATGCGGATAAAATTGGTATTCTGGGCAGCAGCTTTGGCGGATCTACGTGCATTATAAAAGCAGCAAGAGATAAGAGAATTAAATGTATAACACTGTGGGCGACACCGTACAGATTAGAAAAGAAAGAGGATGGCAGGATATCCGACATTGAGTTTAATGAATCTATTTATACGGATTTTCTGACCTACAATCTGCTGTCAGAGGCAGCGAAAGTATCCTGTGTATTGGTAGTACATGGAGAAATAGATGAAACTGTTCCCTGTTCCGAGGGAAAATCAATATACAAATGCCTGAAAAAGCCGAAAAAGCTTGAGATTATAAAGGGTGCTGATCATATATTTTCAAATTTATCACACAGAGAAAAGGCGATCAACCTGTCCTTGAACTGGTTTAGAAGGTTTTTCCTGGGCAGTTAA
- a CDS encoding site-2 protease family protein, whose translation MIQIILFLLTIASTYLVGGPLYSLSIISILLAHEMGHYFMSRKYGIPATLPYFLPFPLSPFGTFGAIIRIKGVFINKKVLFDIGVAGPLSGFVVSVPFIILGIKLSTIQSVTGNTSYLQLGDPLIFKIVQQLLIGDIPKGSDLVLHPFGYAGWVGMFVTALNLLPVGQLDGGHIVYAVFGEKSKWVFGTTIVVLGVFSIFYNPGWLTLVIILLFFGMRHPQPFDAETELDDKRKIIAFVILIIFLLSFTPTPFPSLDIGKGNGIPI comes from the coding sequence GTGATCCAAATAATACTTTTTTTGCTCACCATCGCATCTACATACCTTGTTGGAGGACCGCTATATAGCTTATCAATTATATCTATCCTGCTTGCACACGAAATGGGTCACTATTTTATGAGCAGGAAATACGGCATACCGGCAACTCTACCTTATTTTTTACCTTTTCCCCTTTCCCCTTTTGGCACATTTGGAGCAATAATAAGGATCAAAGGCGTTTTTATCAACAAAAAGGTTTTATTTGACATCGGGGTAGCAGGGCCATTATCAGGTTTCGTCGTGTCTGTGCCATTCATAATTTTAGGCATTAAGTTATCCACAATCCAATCCGTGACTGGCAATACATCATACCTTCAACTCGGCGACCCCTTAATCTTCAAGATTGTTCAGCAGTTGTTGATAGGAGATATACCGAAAGGTTCTGACCTTGTCCTGCATCCTTTTGGTTATGCAGGATGGGTAGGCATGTTTGTGACGGCACTGAATCTTTTACCTGTTGGGCAACTTGATGGTGGTCATATTGTCTATGCAGTGTTCGGAGAAAAAAGCAAATGGGTCTTTGGCACAACCATCGTTGTACTCGGGGTATTTTCAATTTTCTATAACCCCGGATGGCTGACACTCGTCATTATTCTTCTTTTTTTCGGTATGCGTCACCCGCAACCCTTTGACGCTGAAACCGAACTTGACGATAAAAGAAAAATTATAGCTTTCGTTATACTTATAATATTTCTGCTTTCATTTACCCCTACCCCCTTTCCATCGTTAGACATAGGCAAGGGCAATGGAATACCCATATAG
- a CDS encoding MerR family transcriptional regulator gives MTSNIPDRMFYRIKEVCNITGLKPHVLRYWEQEFKDIKPSKSANGQRLYKKKDLNAIFTIKKLLYERKFTIDGAKKFMSTRKNILDEIREELTEIAEILKERG, from the coding sequence ATGACGTCGAATATCCCTGACAGGATGTTTTACAGGATAAAAGAGGTGTGTAACATTACAGGCCTCAAGCCACACGTGTTGAGATACTGGGAACAGGAATTCAAGGATATAAAACCTTCAAAAAGTGCTAACGGGCAAAGGTTGTATAAGAAAAAAGATCTTAATGCAATATTCACTATAAAGAAACTTTTATATGAAAGAAAGTTTACCATTGATGGAGCAAAAAAGTTCATGTCTACCAGAAAGAACATTTTGGATGAGATACGGGAAGAACTGACAGAAATAGCAGAAATATTAAAAGAAAGAGGCTGA
- a CDS encoding integration host factor subunit alpha, producing the protein MTKSEIVTNVYERLGLSKRECADLVDLFFEIIKETLAKGENVKVSGFGNFIIKQKRSRRGRNPQTGDEIEISKRKVLNYRLSQVLKDEINSK; encoded by the coding sequence ATGACAAAGTCGGAAATAGTTACAAACGTATATGAAAGGCTTGGCCTTTCGAAACGTGAATGCGCAGATCTGGTTGACTTGTTTTTTGAGATCATAAAGGAAACATTGGCAAAGGGAGAGAATGTCAAGGTTTCAGGATTTGGTAATTTTATCATAAAACAGAAGAGGTCACGAAGAGGGAGAAATCCTCAGACCGGGGATGAGATTGAAATAAGTAAAAGGAAGGTTTTAAATTACAGGCTTAGCCAGGTTTTAAAAGATGAGATAAACAGTAAATAA
- the pheT gene encoding phenylalanine--tRNA ligase subunit beta — protein MRIPYEWLKEFVVMDMDPHELAKRLTMRGLEVESLEEYIPSFDDVIVGKVLAVEKHPHADNLSLCKVDVGKDIVSIVCGAKNVDAGQNVPVAMIGSRLADGTVLEKKEIKGITSLGMLCSEKELGLTDDHSGIFILQDDLIAGKQLKDIEDFRDFILDINVPPNRGDCSSVYGIAREVGSILNQKARMLPFDYITDEKDDINDHISLEVLNLDGCPRYVLLMLKDITINKSPFWMRSRIMKCGMRPINSIVDVTNYVMLELGQPLHAFDYRKLRGNRIRVKLTDAGTIFRTLDGEDRKLETGDILICDGDGPVAVAGIMGGENSEIAPDTKDVALESAFFNPLFIRKTARRLGLKSEASSRFEKGIDIDNVDFAAKRAAFLMNKLSGGTILGGRTEIYDKKEIKQIFVSLGKINDILGVTIEHKDIVNALRSIDLYITKEEENGFLVSVPNFRHDINEYVDIIEEVARIYGYDSIPATTPVTALKTLKRDTKDRHFAVMKDYLRSAGFYEVINFAFFCVKDIESFLIPPDDERTSCIKILNPISKEYEVMRTFIVAGLLKNIAYNLNRGSKNLKFYEMGKVFFEHEDGLPLEYPAICFALTGKEREYFWREKYIDYDFFDIKGILEGSAALFGLEFTFERTLEPFLNATNAADVLLDGIKIGWIGEIREEVLKSYEIEQKVYGAELRFDIILKTGKIEPKYKPMPRYPNVTRDFSFYVDDETHVSMLIDKIKKVSPLIQSVGVFDMFKKEMKSISFRVVFQSYKDTLKDEEVNDLQRVIIQELTAIDGITLRT, from the coding sequence TTGAGAATTCCTTATGAATGGTTAAAAGAGTTTGTTGTTATGGATATGGACCCGCACGAGCTTGCCAAAAGGCTTACAATGCGCGGTCTTGAGGTCGAGTCGCTGGAGGAATATATCCCTTCCTTCGATGATGTAATAGTCGGTAAGGTTTTGGCTGTCGAAAAACATCCCCATGCTGACAATTTGTCCTTGTGTAAAGTTGACGTTGGTAAAGATATAGTGTCAATCGTATGTGGTGCAAAGAATGTTGACGCAGGTCAAAATGTACCCGTTGCAATGATTGGCTCACGTCTGGCCGACGGAACGGTTTTAGAGAAAAAAGAGATAAAAGGAATAACTTCTTTGGGTATGCTCTGCTCAGAAAAAGAGCTTGGCCTTACTGATGACCATAGCGGCATATTCATTTTACAGGATGATCTTATAGCAGGCAAGCAGCTTAAAGATATTGAAGATTTCAGAGATTTTATTCTTGATATAAATGTACCCCCAAACAGAGGAGACTGCTCATCCGTTTACGGGATAGCAAGGGAAGTCGGAAGTATCCTGAACCAGAAGGCAAGGATGCTGCCATTTGATTACATTACAGACGAAAAAGATGATATAAACGATCATATTTCACTTGAAGTTCTAAACCTTGACGGGTGCCCCAGGTACGTATTATTGATGTTAAAAGATATAACCATCAATAAGTCTCCTTTTTGGATGAGAAGCAGGATAATGAAATGTGGAATGAGACCGATAAACTCAATTGTCGATGTTACAAACTATGTGATGCTCGAACTCGGACAACCTCTTCATGCATTTGATTACCGGAAGCTGAGAGGCAATAGAATAAGGGTTAAACTTACCGATGCAGGAACCATCTTCCGGACACTTGACGGGGAAGACAGAAAACTTGAAACAGGTGATATACTCATATGCGATGGCGACGGACCTGTTGCAGTTGCAGGTATAATGGGCGGCGAGAATTCCGAGATTGCCCCTGACACAAAGGACGTTGCCCTTGAAAGTGCTTTTTTTAATCCGCTGTTTATAAGGAAAACAGCAAGAAGATTGGGTCTAAAATCAGAGGCTTCGTCGAGATTTGAAAAAGGTATTGATATTGATAATGTTGATTTTGCTGCAAAGAGGGCGGCTTTTTTAATGAACAAGCTCTCCGGTGGAACGATTTTAGGTGGAAGAACTGAAATATACGATAAAAAGGAAATAAAGCAGATTTTTGTAAGTTTAGGGAAAATAAATGATATCCTTGGGGTAACGATAGAACATAAAGATATTGTAAACGCCTTGAGGTCGATAGACTTATACATAACAAAAGAAGAGGAAAACGGTTTTTTGGTTTCAGTGCCCAATTTCAGACATGATATAAATGAATATGTGGATATAATCGAAGAAGTTGCTCGTATATATGGTTATGATTCCATACCGGCAACAACGCCTGTTACAGCTTTAAAGACTCTAAAAAGGGATACAAAAGACCGGCATTTTGCAGTTATGAAAGATTATTTAAGATCAGCCGGTTTTTATGAAGTAATAAATTTTGCATTTTTTTGCGTAAAAGATATAGAAAGTTTTTTAATCCCGCCTGATGACGAAAGGACTTCCTGCATAAAAATATTAAACCCGATATCAAAGGAATATGAGGTGATGAGAACTTTTATTGTTGCCGGATTATTAAAAAATATTGCCTATAATTTAAACAGAGGCTCGAAAAATTTAAAGTTTTATGAGATGGGAAAGGTATTTTTTGAGCATGAAGACGGACTCCCGCTTGAATATCCCGCTATCTGCTTTGCCTTAACAGGAAAGGAAAGGGAATACTTCTGGAGAGAAAAATATATCGATTATGATTTCTTTGACATAAAAGGTATTTTGGAAGGCTCGGCTGCTTTGTTCGGATTGGAATTTACATTTGAAAGAACCCTGGAGCCTTTTTTAAACGCTACTAATGCCGCTGATGTGTTGTTGGATGGTATAAAGATTGGCTGGATCGGGGAAATAAGAGAAGAAGTTTTAAAGTCATACGAAATTGAACAAAAAGTTTATGGAGCTGAATTAAGGTTTGACATAATTTTAAAAACTGGTAAAATTGAACCAAAGTACAAACCTATGCCAAGATACCCAAATGTAACAAGAGACTTTTCGTTTTACGTGGATGATGAAACACATGTATCCATGTTAATTGATAAGATTAAAAAGGTTTCACCCTTGATACAATCGGTCGGTGTTTTTGATATGTTCAAAAAAGAGATGAAAAGCATATCATTCCGCGTAGTATTCCAGTCTTATAAAGACACATTGAAGGACGAAGAGGTCAACGATTTACAGAGAGTTATTATACAAGAGCTTACGGCTATAGACGGTATTACATTGAGGACTTAA
- the pheS gene encoding phenylalanine--tRNA ligase subunit alpha, with protein MDIQESKNKIESEISFIKTVDDLSNARISLLGRKGLFIELIDKIKTLDKDERKNFGREINDLKGWTENRLKELKEHFEAEEKRKRDLASRIDFTVPGKRPVIGKKHPVMDTLDEIIKVFSSLGFSVAEGPDIEIDYYNFEALNIPKDHPARDMQDTFYIKPGIVLRTHTSPVQIRTMESQLPPVKIIAPGAVYRCDSDVSHTPMFHQVEGLMVDKHIRFSDLKGILSIFIQEMFGSKTLLRFRPSYFPFTEPSAEVDIGCVICGGVGCRVCKDTGWLEILGSGMVHPEVFRIVGYDPEEVTGFAFGMGVERIAMLRFGIDDIRQFYYNDIRFLSQF; from the coding sequence ATGGACATACAGGAATCTAAAAATAAAATTGAGAGTGAAATCTCTTTCATAAAGACTGTTGATGATCTAAGTAATGCAAGGATCTCCCTTTTAGGCAGAAAGGGTCTTTTTATTGAATTAATAGATAAAATCAAGACACTTGATAAAGACGAGAGGAAGAACTTCGGCAGGGAGATAAACGATCTCAAGGGATGGACCGAAAACAGGTTAAAAGAGTTAAAAGAACATTTTGAAGCCGAAGAAAAACGAAAAAGAGACCTTGCATCCCGGATTGATTTTACGGTACCCGGCAAACGGCCTGTTATCGGTAAAAAACACCCTGTAATGGACACGCTTGATGAAATCATAAAAGTATTTTCATCACTCGGATTTTCTGTAGCCGAAGGCCCGGATATTGAGATCGACTATTATAATTTTGAAGCTCTAAACATCCCGAAAGACCATCCGGCCAGGGATATGCAGGACACTTTTTATATTAAACCCGGTATTGTGCTGAGAACACACACATCGCCTGTTCAGATCAGGACAATGGAATCTCAACTGCCCCCGGTCAAGATTATTGCACCCGGTGCTGTGTACAGGTGTGACAGTGATGTTTCACACACACCCATGTTCCACCAGGTTGAAGGGCTCATGGTAGACAAACACATCAGGTTTTCGGATTTAAAGGGCATATTGAGCATTTTTATTCAGGAGATGTTCGGCAGCAAAACGCTTTTAAGGTTCAGGCCGAGCTATTTTCCTTTTACTGAACCTTCTGCTGAAGTAGATATCGGGTGTGTGATATGCGGGGGTGTCGGCTGCAGGGTTTGTAAAGACACAGGTTGGCTTGAGATACTTGGTTCAGGTATGGTGCACCCGGAGGTATTCAGGATTGTCGGTTATGATCCTGAAGAGGTTACCGGATTTGCCTTTGGTATGGGCGTAGAAAGGATTGCAATGCTGAGGTTCGGCATAGACGATATAAGGCAATTTTATTATAATGATATACGATTTCTTTCACAATTCTGA
- the rplT gene encoding 50S ribosomal protein L20 → MPRAKRGVKARRRRKKILKLARGMNASRRTTYSVAKRAVFKALSYAYRDRRQRKRDFRSLWITRINAACRSYGIPYSRFINGLKAANIFLNRKSLAEMAVNDPTGFENVVAKVRQVMVQ, encoded by the coding sequence ATGCCCAGGGCAAAAAGAGGAGTAAAAGCAAGAAGAAGAAGAAAAAAGATTTTGAAGCTCGCGAGAGGCATGAATGCGAGCAGGCGGACAACATACAGCGTGGCAAAACGTGCAGTATTTAAAGCGTTGAGCTATGCATACCGGGACAGAAGGCAGAGAAAGAGAGATTTCAGGTCATTATGGATAACAAGGATAAATGCTGCATGCAGATCCTATGGCATACCTTATAGCAGGTTTATCAACGGGTTGAAGGCGGCCAATATTTTTTTAAACAGAAAGTCTCTTGCGGAGATGGCTGTTAATGATCCTACCGGGTTTGAGAATGTTGTGGCTAAAGTTAGACAAGTAATGGTTCAATAG
- the rpmI gene encoding 50S ribosomal protein L35, with protein MPKLKSHRGLAKRVKVTAKGKIKRGKAYHSHLLSSKSPKEKRRLSQSDTVHPADIKRIKSLVPYL; from the coding sequence ATGCCAAAGCTTAAGTCCCACAGGGGATTGGCAAAAAGGGTAAAGGTAACTGCAAAGGGGAAGATAAAAAGGGGCAAGGCATACCACAGCCATCTTCTTTCTTCTAAATCACCAAAGGAGAAAAGAAGACTTTCCCAGTCTGATACTGTTCATCCCGCAGATATAAAGAGAATAAAATCGTTAGTACCTTATTTATAA
- the infC gene encoding translation initiation factor IF-3 produces MNINERIKAKEVRLIDEAGTQLGIVLTSEALRMAKEQGFDLVEVSPKTIPPVCKIMDYGKYKYQIAKKLQEAKKKQSVVQLKEMKLGLKIDGHDLMFKIKHIRDFLGEECKVKIIIMFKGREVFRTDMGEKLAQKIIEEIKDVGELEQKPKFDGRNIVMVFAPL; encoded by the coding sequence ATAAATATTAACGAGCGGATAAAAGCAAAAGAAGTAAGATTAATTGACGAAGCCGGGACGCAACTTGGTATTGTCCTTACGTCTGAAGCGCTCAGGATGGCAAAAGAACAAGGGTTTGACTTAGTAGAGGTTTCCCCGAAAACAATTCCTCCTGTTTGCAAGATTATGGATTATGGAAAATATAAATACCAGATTGCAAAAAAGTTGCAGGAAGCAAAGAAAAAACAGAGTGTTGTTCAGCTCAAAGAGATGAAATTGGGGCTGAAGATCGATGGACACGACCTTATGTTTAAGATTAAGCATATTAGAGATTTTCTGGGTGAAGAATGCAAAGTGAAGATTATAATCATGTTTAAAGGGAGAGAAGTCTTCCGTACAGACATGGGAGAAAAGCTTGCCCAGAAAATAATAGAAGAGATAAAGGATGTAGGCGAACTTGAACAAAAACCAAAATTTGATGGTAGGAATATCGTGATGGTATTTGCTCCACTATAA